One genomic segment of Trichococcus shcherbakoviae includes these proteins:
- a CDS encoding Crp/Fnr family transcriptional regulator, translating into MNETHKPAHNCGGDCACNSHKSCISLVPIFNHLEPDQMDEIMSVTHPATYKKGELLYRPDDTSDTLYILHSGLIRIYRLAESGKEQLVRFLNPGDFTGELALFSESKHEAYAEAVKETQVCRMKRNDLQHFLLKYPAISLKLLQEFSNRLEKSERQTTYVATEKVEARLALYLAELATKDGDTITLPMSKKDLASYLGTTPETISRKMGSLEDHHLIKQLNHREIVILDLDGLLFL; encoded by the coding sequence ATGAACGAAACCCATAAACCAGCGCACAATTGCGGCGGAGACTGCGCCTGCAACTCGCACAAATCCTGCATTTCGCTGGTGCCGATCTTCAATCACTTGGAGCCGGACCAGATGGACGAAATCATGTCCGTCACGCATCCGGCGACCTACAAAAAAGGCGAACTGCTCTACCGCCCCGATGATACGTCGGATACACTCTATATCCTCCATTCCGGCCTGATCCGCATTTACCGGCTGGCCGAGTCCGGAAAAGAGCAGCTCGTGCGTTTCCTCAATCCTGGCGATTTCACTGGTGAGTTGGCCCTCTTCAGCGAATCGAAGCACGAAGCCTATGCCGAAGCGGTGAAGGAAACCCAAGTTTGCCGGATGAAAAGGAACGATCTACAGCACTTTTTGTTGAAATACCCTGCCATTTCTTTGAAATTGCTGCAGGAATTCTCCAACCGTCTGGAAAAGTCGGAACGGCAGACGACCTACGTGGCGACCGAAAAAGTCGAAGCCCGCTTGGCCCTCTACCTTGCCGAACTGGCCACGAAGGACGGCGACACCATCACCTTGCCGATGTCGAAGAAGGATCTGGCTTCCTACCTCGGAACGACTCCGGAAACGATCAGCCGCAAGATGGGTTCGTTGGAGGACCACCACCTCATCAAACAACTGAATCACCGCGAAATCGTCATCTTAGATCTCGACGGCTTGTTGTTTTTATGA
- a CDS encoding cation-translocating P-type ATPase: MIKWINKYKNRITALSGFLIVIGFALKTLGYTTAADFALIFATLIAVVPIMYKAYLALRMKAFSIELLVTIAVIGALFIREYTESSVVTFLFLFGDFLEARTLEKTRSSLRSLIDMAPQEAIVLHGTDQVVVPVEEVAVGDRLFIKPGGKIPVDGIIVKGQAAINEAAVTGEAIPANKSLDDKVFSGTLVDDGFIEMIAEKVGDDTTFAKIIELVEEAQESKSKAERFLDAFANFYTPAIVVLSVIVYVWTRDLHLAITFLVIACPGALVIGAPVSNVAGIGNGAKYGVLVKGGEVMDRFSKVDTLVFDKTGTLTKGKPEVTDIHVLSGADRSELLQLTASAERISEHHLGQTIVKYAHQQGLEISVAPKDAEVIKGHGLRATVEGQRLVAGNRKLMVQSGILINEAAEIYAIAREKTGNTVVFVAIDGTLAGLFSIADQIREDAPQALAEMRRNGIKQIIMLTGDNRHTAQAVAEQLGLDAFHAELLPEDKVRFVKQLQADGAVVAMAGDGINDAPAIATADIGLAMGEGGTDISMETADVVLMADKLMQFSHAYSLSKATMRNMKQNIAIAVGVVFFLLAGVLMGSVHLASGMFIHEASILAVILNAMRLIGFNRKKSGTGSFSHERNLGNRAD; this comes from the coding sequence ATGATCAAATGGATAAATAAATACAAAAACCGCATTACCGCACTATCAGGCTTCCTAATCGTCATCGGTTTTGCTTTGAAAACCCTCGGATATACCACTGCTGCTGACTTCGCGCTTATCTTCGCGACGCTCATCGCGGTGGTTCCGATCATGTACAAAGCCTATCTGGCGTTGCGGATGAAGGCTTTCAGCATCGAGCTGCTGGTGACGATTGCCGTCATCGGTGCGCTGTTCATCCGCGAATATACGGAGTCTTCCGTCGTCACCTTCCTGTTTCTGTTCGGTGACTTCCTGGAAGCACGCACCTTGGAAAAGACCCGCTCTTCTCTGCGGTCGTTGATCGACATGGCGCCCCAGGAAGCGATCGTCCTGCATGGCACCGATCAAGTCGTTGTGCCGGTCGAGGAAGTGGCTGTCGGGGATCGGCTGTTCATCAAGCCCGGCGGCAAAATTCCGGTTGACGGCATCATCGTGAAGGGTCAGGCGGCCATCAACGAAGCCGCTGTGACGGGAGAAGCGATCCCGGCCAATAAATCCTTGGATGACAAAGTCTTTTCGGGTACATTGGTGGACGATGGCTTCATTGAAATGATCGCGGAAAAGGTCGGCGATGACACAACTTTCGCAAAAATTATTGAATTGGTCGAAGAGGCGCAGGAATCCAAATCCAAGGCCGAACGTTTCCTAGATGCCTTCGCCAACTTCTACACGCCGGCGATTGTGGTGCTCTCCGTCATCGTTTACGTTTGGACGCGCGACCTGCATCTTGCCATCACTTTCCTTGTGATCGCCTGCCCGGGTGCGCTTGTGATCGGTGCTCCGGTATCGAACGTGGCCGGCATCGGCAACGGCGCCAAATACGGCGTGCTGGTGAAAGGTGGCGAGGTCATGGATCGCTTTTCCAAAGTCGATACACTTGTTTTCGACAAGACCGGCACGCTGACGAAAGGCAAACCGGAAGTGACCGATATCCATGTCCTCAGTGGCGCCGATCGCAGCGAACTGCTGCAGCTGACGGCTTCGGCGGAGCGCATTTCCGAACACCATCTCGGACAAACAATCGTGAAATACGCACATCAACAAGGGCTGGAAATATCTGTTGCGCCGAAAGATGCGGAAGTCATCAAAGGCCACGGATTGAGAGCGACAGTTGAAGGTCAACGTCTCGTCGCCGGCAACCGCAAACTGATGGTCCAGTCCGGAATCTTGATAAATGAAGCAGCAGAAATCTACGCGATTGCACGCGAAAAAACCGGCAATACCGTCGTTTTCGTGGCCATTGACGGCACGCTCGCCGGGCTCTTCTCCATTGCTGATCAGATCCGCGAGGACGCACCGCAGGCTTTGGCCGAAATGCGCCGCAACGGCATCAAACAGATCATTATGCTGACGGGGGACAACCGCCACACCGCCCAAGCGGTCGCCGAACAATTGGGATTGGACGCTTTCCATGCCGAGCTGTTGCCGGAGGACAAAGTGCGTTTCGTCAAACAACTGCAGGCAGATGGCGCCGTCGTGGCGATGGCCGGTGACGGCATCAACGATGCACCGGCCATCGCGACAGCCGACATCGGCTTGGCCATGGGCGAAGGCGGGACCGACATCTCGATGGAGACAGCCGATGTTGTGCTGATGGCCGACAAACTGATGCAGTTTTCCCATGCTTATTCGCTCTCAAAGGCGACCATGCGCAACATGAAACAGAACATCGCCATTGCGGTTGGAGTCGTGTTCTTCCTTTTGGCGGGCGTGCTGATGGGTTCCGTCCATCTCGCCAGCGGTATGTTCATTCATGAAGCCAGCATCCTGGCCGTCATCCTGAACGCTATGCGTTTAATCGGCTTCAACCGGAAGAAAAGCGGAACGGGTTCGTTCAGCCATGAGAGAAATTTAGGAAATCGTGCCGACTGA
- a CDS encoding cation:dicarboxylate symporter family transporter: MDIISIVIILAVFAALLFALYRLGAKHVKFSKRVFIALALGVIFGAAIQLLFAPDSTITITAIDWINIVGNGYVRFLQMLIIPLIFVSIVGAFTRIEETKNLGKISGSVLGTLLGTTAIAALIGWASVILFNLDGAQFTQGTAETARIEALTTQQTQVADLTIPGQVLSFIPTNIFQDLAGLRSTSTIAVVVFSAFVGIAYMGIKKKQPDNAALFKKGLQVIQSIVMRIVTLVLRLTPYGILALMTKMMATSSYQAIVNLGLFVVASYAALLVVLLVHSLILAGVGVNPITYFKKAFPVLSFAFTARSSAGALPLNVETQTKALGVDDASANFAASFGLSIGQNGCAGVYPAMLATIVAPTLGIDVTSIGFVLTLILVVTISSFGVAGVGGGATFAALIVLGAMNLPVTIAGLVISVEPVIDMMRTLTNVNDSMLAGVVSSRNIGEFDSSILNDEAAVVDGDAI, encoded by the coding sequence ATGGATATCATTTCCATTGTCATTATTTTAGCTGTATTTGCGGCATTGCTTTTCGCACTTTATCGTTTGGGCGCCAAACACGTCAAGTTTTCAAAACGTGTTTTCATCGCACTGGCTTTAGGGGTTATCTTCGGGGCAGCCATCCAATTGCTTTTTGCACCGGACAGCACAATCACAATCACTGCAATCGATTGGATCAATATCGTCGGTAACGGTTACGTCCGCTTCCTACAGATGCTGATCATCCCATTGATTTTCGTCTCTATCGTGGGCGCTTTTACCCGCATCGAGGAAACCAAAAATCTGGGCAAAATCAGCGGATCCGTTCTTGGCACTTTGCTGGGCACAACCGCCATCGCGGCTCTGATCGGGTGGGCATCGGTCATTCTCTTCAATCTTGATGGCGCGCAATTCACGCAAGGTACCGCTGAAACTGCAAGGATCGAAGCTTTGACTACCCAACAGACACAAGTCGCTGACTTGACGATTCCTGGTCAAGTGCTCAGCTTCATCCCGACCAACATCTTCCAGGATCTGGCCGGTCTGCGCAGCACGAGTACGATTGCCGTCGTGGTCTTTTCCGCTTTTGTCGGAATCGCTTATATGGGCATCAAGAAAAAACAACCCGACAATGCCGCTCTATTCAAGAAAGGGTTGCAAGTCATCCAATCGATCGTCATGCGCATCGTTACTTTGGTCCTTCGTCTGACTCCATACGGAATCTTGGCCTTGATGACCAAAATGATGGCGACATCCAGTTACCAAGCCATCGTCAACTTAGGACTGTTCGTGGTCGCTTCCTATGCCGCGTTACTGGTCGTCCTGCTGGTGCACAGCTTGATTTTGGCTGGAGTCGGCGTCAATCCGATTACCTACTTCAAAAAAGCTTTCCCGGTATTGAGCTTCGCCTTCACTGCCCGTTCCAGCGCCGGCGCACTGCCGTTGAACGTTGAAACACAAACGAAAGCTTTGGGCGTCGATGATGCTTCCGCCAACTTCGCCGCCAGCTTCGGCTTGTCGATCGGTCAGAACGGTTGCGCGGGCGTCTATCCTGCCATGTTGGCGACCATCGTGGCTCCAACTTTGGGCATCGACGTCACCAGCATCGGTTTTGTATTGACATTGATCTTGGTCGTTACGATCAGTTCCTTCGGGGTTGCCGGTGTCGGCGGCGGTGCTACTTTCGCCGCTTTGATCGTTCTGGGCGCCATGAACTTGCCTGTCACAATCGCCGGACTTGTCATCTCCGTTGAACCGGTCATCGACATGATGCGCACGCTGACAAACGTCAACGACAGCATGCTGGCTGGCGTCGTTTCTTCCCGCAACATCGGGGAATTTGATTCTTCCATCCTGAATGATGAAGCTGCTGTTGTCGATGGGGATGCGATTTAG
- the glmS gene encoding glutamine--fructose-6-phosphate transaminase (isomerizing), with amino-acid sequence MCGIVGYIGKGKAQEILVAGLQKLEYRGYDSAGIYVVDENKKGHIFKETGHIAALKEKVNFDIFAHQGIGHTRWATHGEPSIENAHPHQSPNGRFTLVHNGVIENYRELNETYLEDVALNGQTDTEIAVAVIEYFAEKDNLSGKEAFKKALEVITGSFAFVLMDKETPNTLYAAKNKSPLLIAKGDTFNGIVSDAIAMIQLTNQYVEIHDGELVIVTADKVTIESFDGTIRERAPYTAHLDSSDLEKGTYPFYMLKEIDEQPGVMRKIVKEYSDDKGGFNIDAALLKELAEADRIHIIACGTSYNAGWVGKSLFENIAKIPTEVHLSSEFSYNTPLIQGKPFFIYLSQSGETADSRQVLVKTNEWNFPAVTITNVPGSTLSREAKYTLLLHAGPEIAVASTKAYTGQIAVQAMLCEILAKTKGVQTDIDMAHELSIVANAMDVIINDKETIHDFAIDYVQSARNAFYIGRGLDYYVCMESSLKLKEISYIQAEGFAAGELKHGTIALIEEGTPVLAIITQKNVASHTRGNVEEVRSRGANTLIFAMEGLEKKGDQFVMPAVHPALTPLLAVVPGQLFAYYATLERGYDVDKPRNLAKSVTVE; translated from the coding sequence ATGTGTGGAATCGTAGGATACATCGGAAAAGGCAAGGCACAAGAAATTTTAGTTGCCGGTTTACAAAAATTAGAATATCGCGGTTATGATTCAGCGGGAATTTATGTTGTTGATGAAAATAAAAAGGGTCATATATTCAAAGAAACAGGCCATATTGCTGCATTAAAAGAAAAAGTAAATTTTGACATTTTTGCTCATCAGGGTATTGGCCATACGCGATGGGCTACCCATGGGGAACCAAGCATTGAAAATGCTCATCCGCATCAGTCCCCTAATGGACGTTTCACTTTAGTCCATAATGGGGTTATCGAAAACTATCGTGAGCTGAACGAAACTTATTTGGAAGATGTCGCTCTAAATGGTCAAACAGACACAGAAATTGCCGTGGCTGTTATCGAATATTTTGCTGAAAAAGATAATCTATCTGGAAAAGAAGCCTTCAAAAAAGCGCTTGAAGTGATCACGGGATCATTTGCGTTTGTTTTAATGGATAAAGAAACTCCAAACACTTTATATGCCGCAAAAAATAAAAGTCCTTTATTAATAGCTAAAGGCGACACTTTCAACGGTATCGTCAGTGATGCTATCGCTATGATCCAACTGACAAATCAGTACGTTGAAATCCATGATGGTGAGTTGGTTATTGTAACAGCTGACAAGGTTACGATTGAATCATTCGATGGCACAATTAGGGAACGTGCCCCATACACAGCTCATCTCGATTCAAGTGATTTAGAAAAAGGGACCTACCCATTCTACATGTTGAAAGAAATCGATGAACAACCCGGCGTTATGCGCAAAATCGTTAAAGAATATTCCGATGACAAAGGCGGATTCAACATTGATGCCGCTTTACTTAAAGAATTGGCAGAAGCGGATCGCATTCATATTATAGCTTGCGGGACAAGCTATAATGCAGGTTGGGTCGGCAAATCCTTGTTCGAAAATATTGCTAAAATCCCTACAGAAGTGCATTTGTCCAGTGAGTTTTCATATAATACGCCATTAATCCAAGGTAAACCATTCTTTATTTACCTCTCTCAAAGTGGCGAAACAGCAGACAGCCGCCAAGTGCTTGTAAAAACAAATGAATGGAACTTCCCTGCTGTGACGATTACAAACGTACCAGGTTCTACCCTTTCACGTGAAGCAAAATATACTTTATTGTTACATGCCGGCCCTGAAATCGCTGTTGCTTCAACAAAAGCTTACACTGGCCAAATCGCGGTCCAAGCAATGCTTTGCGAAATTTTAGCAAAAACAAAAGGTGTACAAACCGATATCGACATGGCTCACGAATTAAGCATTGTTGCTAATGCAATGGATGTCATCATCAATGATAAAGAGACCATTCACGACTTTGCAATAGACTATGTTCAGAGCGCCCGTAATGCTTTCTATATCGGTCGCGGATTGGATTACTATGTATGTATGGAATCATCGCTGAAATTAAAAGAAATTTCTTACATACAAGCGGAAGGATTTGCGGCTGGAGAATTGAAACACGGCACAATCGCTTTGATCGAAGAGGGTACACCAGTCCTTGCGATCATTACCCAGAAAAACGTTGCTTCCCACACCAGGGGTAACGTTGAGGAAGTACGTTCCCGTGGAGCCAATACGCTTATCTTTGCTATGGAAGGATTGGAAAAGAAAGGCGATCAATTCGTAATGCCTGCCGTTCATCCAGCGTTAACACCTTTATTAGCTGTTGTTCCGGGACAATTATTCGCCTACTACGCAACACTTGAACGTGGCTATGACGTTGACAAACCACGCAACCTTGCTAAGAGTGTTACTGTAGAATAA
- a CDS encoding PTS mannitol transporter subunit IICB yields the protein MATNNDTAAKDGVKVKVQKLGSFLSGMIMPNIAGFIAWGIITALFIEVGWLPNEELATIVGPMLTYLLPILIAFTGGHKVYGHRGGVVGAIATMGVIGGSTVPMFIGAMAMGPFASWLIKKFDKAMEGKIKSGFEMLVNNFSAGIIGFILAVLGFYAVGPFVETFTSIMANGVDWLIGAGLLPLANIFIEPAKVLFLNNAINHGILTPLGIEQAAETGKSILFLLEANPGPGLGLLGAYMLFGKGSAKSTAAGAAIIHFFGGIHEIYFPYVLMNPVLFLAVIAGGIAGTFVNSILGSGLIAAASPGSIIAIFAMSPKGGFLPVIAGVLAGAVVSFLVASIILKATKPSAEDETSFEDKVAQTVAMKTESKGQATQVSAAGTKEENISAGSIKKIIFACDAGMGSSAMGASLLRKKVTEAGMDIPVTNMAISNLEDVEGLLVVTQEELLQRAKAKTPNAVHVGVNNFLSTPKYDEIVEKLKK from the coding sequence ATGGCTACAAATAATGATACTGCTGCAAAAGACGGTGTAAAAGTCAAGGTTCAAAAGCTGGGTAGTTTTTTAAGCGGGATGATCATGCCGAATATTGCTGGATTTATTGCTTGGGGAATCATCACTGCACTATTTATTGAAGTGGGTTGGCTGCCGAACGAAGAGCTAGCGACAATTGTTGGTCCGATGCTAACCTACTTATTGCCTATACTGATTGCTTTTACCGGAGGTCATAAAGTCTATGGTCACCGTGGTGGGGTTGTCGGTGCAATTGCAACTATGGGGGTTATCGGTGGATCTACAGTGCCGATGTTCATTGGGGCAATGGCAATGGGGCCGTTTGCTTCATGGTTGATCAAGAAATTTGACAAGGCGATGGAAGGAAAAATTAAATCTGGTTTTGAAATGTTAGTAAATAACTTCTCTGCTGGTATTATAGGCTTTATCCTTGCCGTGTTAGGTTTCTATGCTGTAGGTCCTTTCGTAGAGACATTCACAAGCATAATGGCAAATGGTGTTGATTGGTTGATTGGGGCCGGATTACTTCCATTGGCGAATATTTTCATTGAACCTGCTAAGGTTTTATTCCTGAACAACGCTATCAACCATGGTATTTTAACGCCATTGGGTATCGAACAGGCTGCAGAAACAGGTAAATCCATTTTGTTCCTATTAGAAGCTAATCCAGGACCAGGGCTTGGTCTGTTGGGTGCGTACATGTTGTTCGGTAAAGGTTCAGCTAAATCAACTGCAGCGGGTGCTGCAATCATTCATTTCTTCGGTGGGATTCATGAAATCTATTTCCCATATGTCTTGATGAATCCAGTTTTATTCCTTGCAGTTATTGCCGGGGGGATTGCGGGTACTTTTGTTAACTCAATTCTGGGATCTGGTTTAATCGCTGCTGCTTCACCTGGTTCAATTATTGCTATTTTCGCTATGAGTCCTAAAGGTGGATTTTTGCCAGTTATCGCAGGTGTCCTAGCCGGGGCGGTCGTTTCCTTCTTGGTAGCCAGTATCATCTTAAAAGCCACTAAACCAAGTGCAGAAGATGAAACGTCATTCGAAGATAAAGTTGCTCAGACCGTTGCGATGAAAACTGAATCAAAAGGCCAAGCGACTCAAGTATCTGCAGCAGGCACAAAAGAAGAAAATATCTCTGCCGGAAGCATCAAGAAAATCATTTTTGCTTGTGATGCAGGTATGGGTTCAAGTGCAATGGGAGCTTCATTGTTACGTAAAAAAGTAACGGAAGCCGGTATGGATATCCCGGTTACAAATATGGCCATCAGTAACTTAGAAGATGTAGAAGGTTTACTGGTTGTTACGCAGGAAGAGTTACTGCAACGTGCAAAAGCTAAAACACCTAATGCAGTGCATGTTGGTGTAAATAATTTCCTAAGCACTCCAAAATATGATGAAATCGTTGAAAAGCTTAAAAAATAG
- a CDS encoding transcription antiterminator, which translates to MYLTQREKKIMMLLLNQPKGILIDYIRNQLKVSERTVYRDMKSLEDVLANYRIKISNDSKRGYFLKGSLENLHQLQKELDLNWSEELTTQQRQSLLIIELLTAEEEIKTEALANQYKVGISTIQLDLQAIEETLKAYHIEIQRKKGRGISARGTESDIRLVISGLVNMEIDEYNFFQIVDEKKSLQNNPFFQYIQPWDMKVAYDIITQVAADYFLHVTDVRLKRITTFIAVTLWRLKEGKSIFTLSQNNSIIQDERVLEIAKIIFEKIQQTTRTEYNEKEVAFIAFQIQGLNLPVNTADFLEGFESSLAYHVHELIRLVSDELSWNFNQDDTLFKDLLSHIGAAINRTYVPMPEGHEVFLDKIFKQYDALGSTVEKALKVVFPTVRFSKNEIVYIIVHFASAAEKVPRIHQLSALLICSSGVGTTKILETRIRRYIPEIHDVTTSSISKLHELELGNFDLILSTTFLQGFEHDYKVVTPLLMEDEIIGIREKVKTLIPPDQAVFEPLKGKSRGDIPSRGDQDFMEYYQLFQTAKFVLTNFEVCKMEEESSIQAYLEAICRRLQGTILADPMVVQKQLLERMHLAPIGLPQTGIGFFHCLSEEVKNPFFGIYDLAKSVPILDINKDSMELKRVLLMLAPEDIDSSTKEILGAISASMVESNLNLEIFNLGTKENIEKLLNNLFVNIIKKYS; encoded by the coding sequence ATGTACCTGACACAACGAGAAAAAAAGATTATGATGCTGTTGCTGAATCAACCTAAGGGTATTTTGATTGACTATATCCGCAATCAGTTGAAAGTAAGTGAGCGCACGGTCTATCGAGATATGAAAAGTTTGGAAGATGTCTTAGCAAACTATCGAATAAAGATAAGCAATGATTCAAAAAGGGGATATTTCTTAAAAGGTTCTCTAGAGAATCTTCACCAGTTGCAAAAAGAATTGGATTTAAATTGGTCGGAGGAATTAACCACCCAGCAAAGACAGAGCCTGCTGATCATTGAATTGTTGACTGCAGAGGAAGAAATCAAAACAGAGGCATTAGCAAATCAATATAAAGTGGGAATAAGTACGATCCAACTTGATCTCCAAGCAATTGAAGAAACACTAAAAGCCTATCATATTGAAATTCAGCGAAAAAAAGGCCGTGGTATTTCAGCGCGAGGAACTGAGAGCGATATTCGGTTGGTCATTAGCGGGTTGGTTAATATGGAAATTGATGAATATAATTTTTTTCAAATTGTTGATGAAAAAAAATCACTTCAAAATAATCCTTTTTTTCAATACATTCAACCCTGGGATATGAAAGTGGCCTATGACATCATCACTCAGGTTGCAGCAGATTATTTCCTGCATGTAACTGATGTTCGGTTGAAAAGAATCACTACCTTTATCGCTGTGACGCTGTGGCGTTTAAAGGAAGGGAAAAGTATCTTCACATTATCTCAAAATAATTCAATAATCCAGGACGAAAGGGTTCTGGAAATCGCAAAAATAATTTTTGAGAAGATTCAGCAAACAACCAGAACAGAATACAATGAAAAGGAAGTTGCTTTCATAGCTTTTCAAATCCAAGGTTTGAATCTACCCGTAAATACAGCAGATTTTTTGGAGGGATTTGAGTCCAGTTTAGCTTACCATGTCCATGAATTGATTCGTCTTGTCTCTGATGAATTGAGTTGGAATTTCAATCAGGATGACACTCTGTTTAAAGATTTATTGTCGCATATTGGCGCCGCCATCAACCGAACCTATGTCCCTATGCCAGAAGGACATGAGGTGTTTCTGGATAAAATTTTTAAACAATATGATGCATTGGGCTCCACCGTTGAAAAAGCTTTAAAAGTAGTCTTTCCTACAGTCCGTTTCAGCAAGAACGAGATAGTCTACATCATTGTCCATTTTGCTTCTGCTGCTGAAAAAGTTCCAAGAATACATCAACTCTCAGCACTCCTGATTTGTTCGAGCGGAGTAGGAACCACCAAAATCTTAGAGACTCGTATCCGCCGCTATATACCTGAAATTCATGATGTCACGACTTCAAGCATCTCAAAATTACATGAATTAGAATTGGGTAATTTTGATTTGATTTTATCGACTACTTTCCTGCAAGGTTTTGAACATGATTATAAGGTTGTGACACCCTTGTTGATGGAGGATGAAATTATTGGTATACGTGAAAAAGTGAAAACCCTCATTCCTCCTGATCAAGCGGTATTTGAACCATTGAAAGGGAAATCCAGAGGTGATATCCCTTCCAGAGGGGATCAGGATTTCATGGAATATTATCAACTTTTCCAAACGGCTAAATTTGTACTGACGAATTTTGAGGTGTGCAAGATGGAAGAAGAGTCTTCAATACAAGCTTATTTGGAGGCTATTTGCCGACGGTTACAGGGGACAATCTTAGCGGATCCAATGGTCGTCCAAAAACAATTGCTGGAACGCATGCACTTAGCGCCGATTGGATTGCCGCAGACAGGCATTGGGTTCTTTCACTGCCTATCTGAAGAAGTGAAAAATCCGTTCTTTGGAATCTATGATTTAGCAAAATCTGTTCCTATTTTGGATATCAATAAAGATAGCATGGAATTGAAACGCGTCCTCTTGATGCTCGCTCCAGAAGATATTGATTCCTCAACAAAAGAAATACTTGGTGCCATTTCAGCATCTATGGTGGAGAGTAATTTAAATCTAGAAATTTTTAATTTGGGGACAAAGGAAAATATCGAAAAATTACTGAATAACCTGTTTGTAAATATAATAAAAAAATACAGTTAA
- a CDS encoding PTS sugar transporter subunit IIA has product MAILKESNILLNQEFTSKYDAIRVAGQLLVDNGYVEKEYIEKMIEREDMLSVYIGNFIAIPHGTEDAKKFVNKSGISVIQVPNGVNFDGSSDDKLVTMVFGIAGIGNEHLDILSKIAIYCSEIENVAKLVAATDKKEIIELLGGLE; this is encoded by the coding sequence ATGGCAATCTTAAAAGAGAGTAATATTTTATTGAATCAGGAATTCACATCAAAATATGATGCGATCCGAGTTGCTGGCCAACTGTTAGTTGATAATGGTTATGTGGAAAAAGAATATATCGAAAAAATGATTGAACGCGAAGATATGCTATCTGTTTATATAGGGAACTTTATTGCCATTCCGCATGGAACAGAGGATGCAAAAAAATTCGTTAATAAATCGGGCATTTCAGTTATACAAGTTCCGAATGGCGTGAATTTTGATGGGTCCTCTGATGACAAGTTAGTAACAATGGTTTTTGGAATTGCAGGCATAGGCAACGAACATCTGGATATTCTTTCGAAAATTGCGATTTATTGTTCGGAAATTGAGAACGTGGCTAAGTTAGTTGCCGCTACAGATAAGAAAGAAATCATCGAATTATTGGGAGGCTTGGAATAA